The genomic region TCATGCCGAACTGGATGTTCGTGGACGGCTCGTAGAGGCCCTTGGCGGAGCCGGTGTAGCCGAGGCTGCGAGCGGTCGAGAGCTTGATCTGCATCAGGCCGATTTCACCGGCCTTGCCGCGCACATTCGGCTGGAAATTGCTCTCGTGACGCACAACCGCATGGGCAAGTGCGGAGGGCACGCCATAGGTCGACGCATAACGGTTGATGATGGTGGAATAGGCGCCACCCTTGGCGTTACGGGCGGTCGTCGTGTCTTTCGACTGCGAGCGCTTGCCGGTGGAACCCTTTGTGGCCGGGGCCGCACGGCGGCTGACGACCGATGCCTTCTTGGGCGCTGTGGTTGGCTTTTCCGCCGTGGCAGACTTGTTCTGCTGGCGTGCCTTGAGGAGAGCTGCGAGGTTGGTCGGTTCAGTTGAAGGGGCACTCAGCGCCGGATTCAGGCCAAACGAACTCATCGCGCCGACAAGGGCGCTAACAACAACAAATTTTACTTTCATAACCTACCGTCTTGAAACGTTTCTTTTGTCAGACCGCCTGTCTTGGGGGAGACGATCCTGTTTTTTGATCCCGCCCGATATGGCCCGTAAGAGCCCGTGACCGCTGGGATTGACGAATGAATTGGCGGGGAAATGCAGCTGAAGATTGGTTGCAAAAGTAAAATAGTCTTACAGGTTGCAACATTAGCGATTCATGCGCGGCCGCAGCGAACCGCCGTCACAGCCCCGCTGCAACGGGACTGGATCGATCTATTTTTATGAAAACATTACGAAAATCTGAAATGTTGCCCTTAGACAAACAGATCACTCGTGCCGCTTCAGGCGGTAACATTTTGCAGGGAAAAAATCAGCCTGTAGAGGGTATCTATGGTAGAAACATCGGCCACGCCGTCCACATTCTGTGGCCGAAAATGGCGCTGAAAGGCCTTAATCACGGTCTCCGTATCCTCATCGAAGATGCCAGTGATGGCAATTCCGTAGCCGTAAAGCGCCAGCATGGACTGCAAGGCTTCGACCGGCTGGCCGTTTTCGCCCCTTGCGAGAAACCTTCCGCCGCGGATCGGCGTCGGCTCGATGTAATGGGCGATACCTGCCTCATGAAGCCGCTTCCACGGAAAATTATGGCCGGGATCGGTCTTGCGGGACGGAGCGATGTCCGAATGGGCCAGCACATTCTCCGGTCTGATGGCCTGGCGCTCGCATATGTCGCGGCAAAGGCGGATAACCGCCTCGATCTGTGCATCCTTGAACGGCGGATAATCCTGGAGGTTGCCCGGGTTGACGATCTCTATGCCGATGGAAGCCGAATTGATGTCCGTTTCGCCCTTCCAGAAGCTCTGGCCTGCGTGCCAGGCCCGCGCCTTTTCGGACACCATCTGCACGATCCGCCCGTCTTCATGGACGAGATAATGCGCGGAAACTTCCATATCCGGCGACTTCAGGACCTGCACCGCTTCTTCGGCGGTTTCCAGACCCGTATAGTGGAGAATGAGAAAGGTTGGCATCTTGCCGTCGCGGCGCGGACCGAAATTGGGCGACGGGTCAAGCATTGCACCGACGAAATCAGGCCGGACAAGCGCCAGCTCCTCCAACAATTCGTTCTCGATTTCGTGTGCGCTGCTCATGCAGCCTCCAGATTCTTCTCGATACTCGCCCAGGCTGCGTTTATCGCCGCAAGACGCCTGTTGGCAATGGTTATGAATTCGAGCGG from Brucella intermedia LMG 3301 harbors:
- a CDS encoding lytic transglycosylase domain-containing protein, whose translation is MKVKFVVVSALVGAMSSFGLNPALSAPSTEPTNLAALLKARQQNKSATAEKPTTAPKKASVVSRRAAPATKGSTGKRSQSKDTTTARNAKGGAYSTIINRYASTYGVPSALAHAVVRHESNFQPNVRGKAGEIGLMQIKLSTARSLGYTGSAKGLYEPSTNIQFGMKYLAMAQKLGGGSTCGTILKYNAGHGATRMNPTSAKYCSSVKAYMRAL
- a CDS encoding N-acetylmuramoyl-L-alanine amidase codes for the protein MSSAHEIENELLEELALVRPDFVGAMLDPSPNFGPRRDGKMPTFLILHYTGLETAEEAVQVLKSPDMEVSAHYLVHEDGRIVQMVSEKARAWHAGQSFWKGETDINSASIGIEIVNPGNLQDYPPFKDAQIEAVIRLCRDICERQAIRPENVLAHSDIAPSRKTDPGHNFPWKRLHEAGIAHYIEPTPIRGGRFLARGENGQPVEALQSMLALYGYGIAITGIFDEDTETVIKAFQRHFRPQNVDGVADVSTIDTLYRLIFSLQNVTA